Proteins encoded in a region of the Epinephelus lanceolatus isolate andai-2023 chromosome 20, ASM4190304v1, whole genome shotgun sequence genome:
- the psme1 gene encoding proteasome activator complex subunit 1, which translates to MAFHDPTSKKQVDDFCVKLTKEAEQLVSVFFPQKIEELQKLLQTSFSHSDLEFLRAPLDIPIPDPAKEEAKRKKKEEKEAKKGKEDKDSDKEDEDSGPPCGPISSNEHVESLLQVVKPEIQTLKEKLNTVSMWVQLQIPKIEDGNNFGVAVQEKVFELLTNTRTKIEGFQTQIAKYFNERGDAVAKAAKQSHVGDYRQLVHELDQVQYMELRLVVLEIRNTYAVLFDIITKNYDKIKKPRGDGKALIY; encoded by the exons ATGGCTTTTCACGATCCTACCTCAAAGAAACAG GTGGACGACTTCTGCGTAAAGCTCACCAAGGAG GCAGAGCAGCTGGTTTCTGTATTTTTCCCTCAGAAGATTGAAGAGCTGCAGAAGCTGTTGCAG ACATCTTTCAGCCACAGTGACCTGGAATTTCTGAGGGCTCCACTAGACATCCCGATACCAGACCCAGCAAAAGAGGAGGCCAAGCgcaagaagaaagaggag AAGGAGGCGAAGAAGGGGAAGGAAGACAAGGACAGCGATAAAGAGGACGAAGATTCAG GGCCTCCTTGTGGTCCCATCTCCAGCAACGAGCATGTGGAAAGTCTCCTACAGGTGGTAAAGCCTGAGATCCAGACACTGAAGGAGAAGCTCAACACG GTGTCAATGTGGGTGCAGCTCCAAATCCCTAAAATTGAAGATGGGAACAACTTTGGAGTGGCTGTACAG GAAAAAGTGTTTGAGCTGCTGACCAACACACGCACCAAGATCGAGGGCTTCCAAACGCAGATCGCAAA ATATTTCAACGAGAGAGGTGATGCTGTAGCCAAAGCTGCCAAACAGTCCCACGTG GGAGACTACAGACAGCTGGTTCATGAGCTGGACCAGGTCCAGTACATGGAGCTCCGCCTTGTGGTCCTGGAAATCCGTAACACATAT GCTGTGTTGTTTGACATCATTACTAAGAACTATGACAAGATTAAGAAGCCCAGAGGAGACGGCAAGGCTCTCATCTACTAA
- the fitm1 gene encoding fat storage-inducing transmembrane protein 1: MDLKTENSSNGSTPEINLQKLHKMAAEVILLGKFILRLLNAALVLVTNLLARILGSDLVRRHFHLMLSALVLFGPVLSFWVSKYSIFANSNHYLYRKFLRSTWGWTCIFTASFILLLSISARRSLSLLLRHLSRIGVAGLLWWGCQRLLNLLDDATGTCYEPMTPAQDIQDASSLVQPLLLLHEDQTKASCLKAHMVWRGYEVSQDVLIVCLCCLLLVEEMSVFGLYLAQTKPLQRSPGTPLRFIFLLCVALLAVWMFLLLCLLAHFPKFPSQQLGGALGYLGWRGLYQGWYRLKTSWGCPGLPGDGLFTTTDIDQ; the protein is encoded by the exons AAATGGCTCCACACCAGAGATCAACTTGCAGAAGCTACACAAGATGGCTGCAGAGGTGATTCTGCTGGGAAAATTCATCCTCAGGCTGCTGAATGCTGCTCTGGTGTTAGTTACAAACTTACTGGCCAGGATTTTAGGAAGTGACCTGGTCAGACGACATTTCCACCTGATGCTGTCTGCTTTGGTTCTGTTTGGTCCTGTGCTGAGTTTCTGGGTGTCGAAGTACAGCATCTTCGCTAACAGCAACCACTACCTGTACAG GAAGTTCCTTAGATCCACTTGGGGTTGGACCTGTATATTCACAGCttccttcatcctcctcctctccatctcagCCCGTCGctccctgtctctcctcctccgccACCTCTCTAGGATAGGGGTCGCGGGGTTGCTCTGGTGGGGCTGTCAGCGTCTCCTGAACCTGCTGGATGATGCAACAGGAACCTGTTATGAACCTATGACCCCTGCCCAGGACATCCAAGATGCCTCCTCCTTGGTGCAGCCCCTGCTCCTCCTACATGAAGACCAAACCAAGGCCTCCTGCCTCAAAGCCCACATGGTGTGGAGGGGTTACGAAGTGTCCCAGGACGTCCTCATCGTCTGCTTGTGTTGCCTGCTGCTTGTGGAGGAAATGTCTGTCTTTGGTCTTTATCTGGCTCAAACCAAGCCTCTGCAGAGGTCGCCCGGCACCCCTCTAAGGTTCATCTTCCTCCTGTGTGTGGCTCTCCTTGCTGTTTGGATgttcctgctgctgtgtttgctcGCACACTTCCCTAAGTTCCCCTCCCAGCAGTTAGGAGGAGCTCTGGGCTACCTGGGATGGAGGGGACTTTATCAGGGATGGTACAGACTAAAAACAAGCTGGGGCTGTCCTGGTTTGCCCGGAGATGGACTTTTCACCACCACAGACATCGACCAGTAG